The Pseudonocardia broussonetiae DNA segment CGTGGCGCAGATCCAGGACACCGAGTCCGGCGCGGAGCTGATGCACATGGCCGAGACCGGGCTGTGCGCCCACGGCGAGCAGGAGGAGCTGATCACCTCCGGGGCCACCGCCATCGAGGGCCGGCTGCCGGTCAACACCGACGGCGGCTGCATCGCCAACGGCGAGCCGATCGGCGCGTCGGGGCTGCGGCAGGTCTACGAGAACGTGCTCCAGCTGCGCGGGGACGCGGGGGAGCACCAGGTACCGGGGGACCCGCGCGTCGGGTTCACCCACGTCTACGGGGCGCCGGGCATCTCCGCCTGCACCGTCCTGACCCGCTGAGGGGGCGCGAGAAGATGAGCTGGGGATTCGAGAACGACCCCGAGGTCCAGGAGGAGCTCGACTGGGTCGAGGCGTTCGTCCGGGACGAGATCGAGCCCGTGGACCAGGTGGTCGAGCACGCGTGGAACCCGCGCGACCCGGTGCGCAACGCGGTGATCAAGCCGCTGCAGCAGCGGGTCCGCGAGCGGAAGCTGTGGGCCTGCCACCTGGGCCCGGAGCTGGGCGGGCCCGGGTACGGACAGCTGCGCCTGGCGCTGCTGAACGAGAAGCTCGGCCGGACCCACTCCGGCCCGGTCGTGTTCGGCTGCCAGGCCCCGGACTCGGGCAACGCCGAGATCCTGGCGCACTACGGCACGGACCACCTCAAGAAGACCTACCTCGAGCCGCTCATCGAGGGCGAGATCGTGTCGTGCTTCTCGATGACCGAGCCGCACGGCGGATCGGACCCCACCGGGTTCCGCACCACCGCGGTCCTCGACGGCGACGAGTGGGTGATCAACGGCGAGAAGTGGTTCTCCTCCCACGCGCTGTGGGCGGAGTTCCTCATCGTCATGGCGGTCACCGACCCCGACGCCCCGCCGCACCAGTCGATGTCGATGTTCGTCGTTCCCGCCGACACCCCCGGCATCGAGCGCGTCCGTGACGTCAGCGTGTGGGGGCACGACGAGCCCGTCGGCACCCACAACTACCTGCGGTACACCGACGTCCGGGTGCCCGCGGAGAACATC contains these protein-coding regions:
- a CDS encoding acyl-CoA dehydrogenase family protein, translated to MSWGFENDPEVQEELDWVEAFVRDEIEPVDQVVEHAWNPRDPVRNAVIKPLQQRVRERKLWACHLGPELGGPGYGQLRLALLNEKLGRTHSGPVVFGCQAPDSGNAEILAHYGTDHLKKTYLEPLIEGEIVSCFSMTEPHGGSDPTGFRTTAVLDGDEWVINGEKWFSSHALWAEFLIVMAVTDPDAPPHQSMSMFVVPADTPGIERVRDVSVWGHDEPVGTHNYLRYTDVRVPAENILGERGQAFAVAQTRLGGGRIHHAMRTVGLVTSAFEMMKRRAVSRSSRGGRLADKQLVQEMIADSWIQIEQFRLLVLRTAWRIDRYDDYRRVRADISAVKAAMPKVLLDVAGRAIQIHGSLGISKELPFGKWVMESFHMGLADGATEVHKVNLAQFLLRGTEPDDGLFPPYILPTRRAEAQERFAEVLVAAADDGEDPA